Part of the Toxotes jaculatrix isolate fToxJac2 chromosome 1, fToxJac2.pri, whole genome shotgun sequence genome, TTTTATGCGCCTTAGTGAGTGCAGAAtcctttgttatttttctttgtaaGAACCACTAAGATGATATAGCTTTAgttattatttcactgttttgcaCATTTCACTTCTTACCTGTTTGTCAATGGTGATGGTGGCATATTTCATCCTGCCGAGTACGACATCCTGCCAGCGGTTGGCGCTAGGGACACTGACAATTGAGATCTTCCGGCCTTTACCGAGTTCAATCTGatcagtaaattaaaaaaaatacatgaataaaataaatgaatttgaaaTATCATATTCTAGCAGCATTCAGTcacagtatataaatataaaagtcaTCAGGACAAGAAGTTTCAATGATAAAGTGCCACAATGATTTAATAGCTAATTTGTAGCTGAAACAGGATGTTGAGGCAAAATAATGTGTCAAAAAcataaagtgcaaaaaaaaaaaagaaaaactgcagaaGTTCAAAGATCTTTGAGTACATTTTGAGGAGTTCAGAAAAATTCTGGACTAAAAGTTAATccattataaaatattttttaatatacgCAAAGTATCAGTTCAAACCTTCAACAGCATCTAAAACTGTGCAAATTTCTTGGAGGTTAAAAAAGCAGTAGGTTGATTTTGAAGCAAAGGCAGCCAAACGCACAGTGTAAATTTTTAATCAAAAGAATACAAaagaattactttttttttttttaaaaagcgattttgttcatttatactgtgctgttttctttccaaGACTTCCAAGACTGTTGTTAAAAGCTTAGTAAATCTCCCCAACAAAATCACAATGTGCCCCGCCCCCCGTTGAAAGTAACAGAGCTAGACCTTCCCTCCTACGCACTGAGAGCAAAATAAACGAGTCAGTGCTTGCTGAAGTACCAAGACACTAAAAATATTATCACGTGGTATTTGTTGTTAAATggtacatgttcatgtgtttagCAGCGCCAAGCCTAAAACTACTTTTATACATATTAACCAACAAAAAAAGGCTTAAAACCTTCCTCTTTGACAAAGCTTTTAGTTAGTTGTAGTTATAGCTTTAGTTAATATTATGagtaaacctatagttagttaCAGTTATAGCTATAGATATTGTTATATTTATTGATAAAGCCCATAGGAGGGCTGGAGCAGGTAActcatcccttagttatgctacTATAGGTCTAGGCTGCCAGGGGATGTCTGCACACCTCACCTCTTTATTGTCTACAGTTGTCCATTTTTAGCACATTATTATGCTTAATTTTCCACTCTGCTTaggatacatacatacatttatattaatatttcattCCAGCTATAATGCACATAATTTCCAATTTTGCCTATGTACtctgtttattattataactgtaatctgccGAGCACACAGTATGCATTACTGTTCTATAACTGTTCTATAATTTTAtcaaaatgatatttttaatgttaagatataattattatttttatccatgaattttcagatttaccattttacagaaaaaaaaaagacattattaaaacattattaaattaaatttattaaattaaatttaaaaaaattaaaaataaattataatttcTTGATTAAGATGTCAAATTATAGTGATTTGCAttcctgaacagaaaaaaatattttagtgGTTGAATATCAtgcttgatttttctttttttgtctttggtttcCATTATTATGTGTGAAAAAGGACTATttagttgtttctgtttgtaatttgccaaataaataacaataacatttttagttttaaacaagtttttgaaagatttctaaaatatttatgttttctcgTTTTTATTCCAGGTGAcctaataaatttgttaagcactgtatgtccttctcctccttctatCTCCTTTTCCTCCAGCACTCAGCCAGGCCAtgggcaggagggtcccccccttttctgttcaaggtttcttcctgttaaaagggagttgctaagtgcttgctctggggtcaagctctgagtctctgtaaagctccttgagacaattttgattgtggacagagctacataaataaaattgaaataaaaaattgtaTTGAACTCACTTTTGGAACATCTTTTTCATTGTCTGTGAAGATGTAGTAAGTGACCCTGAAGTCAACAAGAAAGTACTTTTCACCTGACTCCAGGAAGCCCTTCAGGAAACGGGTGTATCTGTACAGGTGGAAAAAAGCAAACCAGAAGCATAATCAGTTAATAGGAGACAAGACCAGATTAGATTTTAGCTTCAAGCAGTGGGCCAGGTCAAACTTCACTCCCATAATGTCTTGTAAAACCTGTGTACCTACTTGCCAACAGCAAACACCACCACAGCGATTCTTGGGTCCATTTTTTTATAGATGGCATCAATAACCACTGGATCAAAGGTTCCCTCCCAAACCAGAGGAGCATTCCAGTTTGTCACTGGGTTTATATCAGTGCGTCTGGGGAGAACAAAAAAATTGTCAAAGGGCAACGTGTTcagatgtcttattttgtccACAGAGAGCCAGAGTGTTCTGTGCACAAAGAAGAGGTGCAGCTGAGAGGTGGAATTTGTTCGAGTTACAAAGCACAGATCATTTAGAATATAATGTTAGACCTAATAGTAGCTATTATAATGTTATGTGGTAGTCATTACATGAAGATGCATATACTTCatataatgaaatataaatcaGTATAAACAAATCATTTGAAATGTCTGTGAAATTTCCTCATTATTTTTTAACCTCATTAGAGTTTGTGTTCTCATGCACCTGCAATATTTAGACTTGAGCTCACTTCTAAAGCTGctcaaataatttttaaaaatatactaACTGCAAATGAAATAACTTCATGTAATGTGAGAGGGGTCACCTGTAGTGGCATCAGCCCTTTGCTATTGTATCTGCTCCATCAGGTGCATTCTTGATGCACTCAATGGACACTGAATAATTAAGTTAAATGGCTTAAAATGTGTGATAACTGTTCCAAAGTGAGATACACAGCATCCAGGTTATTATGTATAAGTTTTACACAGCAGAATAATGTAATATCTGTTTTCAGTAGCTTACCCTTTATGTGGGCTTGGCTGAGCATATGCCAATCtgggaaagaaaagcaaagatcatctcaaatttaaacaaaactcaaatTTAACTAATTCGACCAGAGGCACATACAGGGgtaaatacaacacaaaaagaTAACATgtacagaaaatacacaaagtaaaacaatatACAATAAAGACAGATACTAATAACAgcaattcataaaaaaaaaaaagaaatgcatccCAGCAACAGACAGGTATAGACGAGAAGGTTGGCAGCATGAAGAGcaacattttgtctgttttgtttttgcactggTGGAGTAAGTAACAAGCAAAGCTGGAACAcctgtgcttcttcctctttatgtactttgtttttttttacacttttatgaTCTCATGCAAGTTCTTGCATTATTCATTATGTTTTAAGAGAAGTGATATTATGGAAATGTTTTAtaacatagagagagagagaaaacaaactagAGCCACACCAAGTGTAAATGGGCAGCTGTATTTGAACCAGCTGTTCCGCTCTGTTAGTCAAAAGAAAAGTGGATCCTCACCCAGTTTGCATTTTAAGGTCTCCAATAATCCACCTGCTGTTGTCTGTGCAATGTTTTTCCTCTATATCCTTCACCTGTGGCTCAGGGTTATTGTCACATGGCTGGCAAAAgcttaaaacagaaacacacaacatttaTTAATAATTTGACAGGGTGGAATCAATGAAATTgataacaaaataattaaaaaagaaattgttaTAATATGAAACCTCCTGGAATGGTTGGGTGGAGACAGAATTAGTAACTTTCACTGtgtataatttaatttaaaagtttGACATTAGCTTTTGCTCGTACCCTTTCTTGAGTTGCCAGTTCAGTTGATTTAACTCCTTTATTGAATTATTAGTTTCATGCTCTGTAACATGCATTTGAGTTGAtacatcctctctctcttaAAGAAACCTTACCTTAAGGATGACATGTTATATCCTGAGTAGATATAGACGGCTCTGTGAAGATACACAGGTCTGGGTTAAACAGTGTACAACAAAGAAATAcagttcttttctgtctttcttctttctttagcTACATGTAGTTTATTGTGCTTTAGCATTGATGTTAGCATATTTTGGAGTGATGACAATAGAAAAAATATCCTATTTGACAGATTATATTTATGAGATTACAATAATTCATGTTCAGTAAATGCTTCTATGGTTTGGTGGTCTGGTCTGGTGTTAGAGGAGTAGCCTAGTGagtattgattttatttatttaacagtatTGCTGAATAGTATTAGGCATTGATGTAATAAGTTATATGTTTGTCTCTATTTTTGACTTGCCTTTTGCCAGTTTGGGGCTCCATATATtctgaaatacattttggaATGCAGATCAGATAATGCAATTAGTTACTAGTGAGCTAGCCACAGCTGAGTAAACTAGTTAACCTAGTTCAGTTTAACCTTCTTTGCCTAAACTAAATATCAGTAAGGGTAGACAGCACAATACcacttattcttcttcttcttcttcttcttcttcttcttcttcttcttcttcttcttattattattattattattattattattattattattattaagggGGGtgtttttgcccaaaaaaaaatagcataaaaaaCAGGTACGTCttgtttttggagaaaagcCTCTTCCTTTATTTACGTGTGGAAGAAAAGACTGGTCTGATAAACGACACGTGACAGATGATCCACCAAAGCCAGGCGGTCTCTacgcaagagagagagagggagcggagGTATCCCTCAGGCCATGAATCGcggtcagtctgtctgtccccGCTAACCTATCTAAGGCAGTGCGTCTCTTGTTTGCCGGCCACCTCCAGAGCTGTAAACAGCGACTCTGTGACTGACAAAAATGAGAGTGAAACGCACCTATTCGTTACGTTTGATAAAAGCCAACAGGCAGCGAGCTGCAGTCTTTACAAACTGCAGCTCGTACATGGATATTGTCTATAACCACGTCGTGAATGAACATGCCTTCACATGCTCGATATGAAACTCGCGCTTTCCAGCAGCAACCTCTGTGGGGAGCGGGCCTAGACAAAGATATGGGCGTGATGGCACTGTCAATGGGCTCACATAACTTTAAAACGAGACAATTATTTTTAGATTACCTAACCTCTCACTGGAACTCTGGACTAATGCAAGGTGGAAGAACATTTCTTTCCAATAGATCTGGTATACAAGATTCTGAATTTACCTGATCTGCCATCAAATTAGATGACTGCCTTTGAGCTGCTTTACCTTTCTCTGTGAGACAAACCTGGAGGAACTCTATCCTAACCTTTCAATAGCCCTAACAATCACATTCACCTTGCCAGTAACACTAGCTTCAGCAGAGAGGAACCTTTCAAAATTAAAGGTCATCAAAAGCTACCTGAGTTCTGGTCATCGTCAGTATAAATCTGGATTGGATAATTACATTTACTGCAAGTTCTAATTTATGATAGTGTTTATGATATTTATGATAGCCATTTATTTTAAGACTATATAACGAGATTTCATCTCGTACATGTGAAAAAGATGTATAACGACAAAAAAGGccttctattctattctgttctattctatagtAAATATTCCAATCAATATATATTGTTTGTATATATctcaaaatgttctttataGGTCTGCTTCTTCCTAAACCGACAGGTTGAACGAACAGTTGCAAAGGAGGGAGGATAATAGTGGGCGGACGGTGGTGTCAGGTGTGACAATGGAAAATGGTTTACATGTCTTACAAATCAGATAGGAGGGACACTTTGCATAGGGCCACAGGGAAGTCAGGACTGGTTGTTCAGGGTTTATCCCACACATAAAGGACAAGCAAAACCAAACCCAAACAAAACTCAAGTGCTCTAAATCCATGCCATGTAGagtttactttttattttttaatctaagtGTTGAAATACTGTCAACACATTTAGTGTATTCAGTAACATCTACTGAATGGGTCCAGCAGTGGGTTCTAAAGAACAGACGTTTTGGTGTAGGAGCTGGCCATTTGGTGATGTTAGCAGACTCCATTTATAATTTAAGGTTAGCTAGTGTTGCACACTGCCCTGTCgagtgggggagggagggaagggaggcaTTCAGGCACAGCACCTGAGAGCCAGGCATAAACATACACAGTTGGTGTTCACAGTCCACATGCCTTGACAGGCAAATGAGAAAATCAGGGAAGGTCtcatttttttaagttgcaCAATCTGTTCACAcatttgcaataaaaaaaaaaacattgaataCATGTAAATTGCTTCGCATTCTTTTATATTGTACCTTTAATCTTATGTTGTTGTCATTGTCTAAATTACACAAATCCTACcaggacattttaaaaacaaacgtAGTACATTGATGAACACAATTAAATGTAGCACAATATTTAACCTAATTTTATATGTTACCATGAGTCATATTTACAAATTTAGAAATTACAGTTTGTTATAATCTGTAAATTTAATTGTCATTCCCTTCTTATTAACACTGCTTGTTACAGTCATTTGATATATTTTCTTCTGTTAGCCTTAACCAGCAGAAtctactgtggaaaaaaaaaaactcttattaTTAAAGGTAAAAGACTTACCCCAAAAGGAcgagaagaaagacagaaatgaccAAAATATGGGTCCTGGAAATGTATCGCAACATATTTATTCCTTGTCTAATGTATAGTCTATGGTCTGAGCAGACTAGATCTGTAACTGACTCTGAATACTTCAGAACTTAAAACAGaacttaaaacaaacaaaaacaacagagtttaaactaaacaaaaagcATTTGCTGATGGCTCAGTTCCAATATAACCTAACCTAAAAGAGAAGCAGTGCATGAAGCATGTCCAAAACCTGCCACACAGGTGGAGGTTCAACTGAGTATGAAGTAAAATTAAGCAGGATctaagaggaagggaggggagggaggtaGCTCAGGGTTGGACTGACATCACTGTCAGGAAGCTGCATAAAATGGCACGTAAATGAACTGAAGGGTGCAGTCATGAGAGTAAAGTGAGCACTTATCCCCCAGGACTGTCTCTTTCTGAAATCCATTCTCCCCCCATTGATACTACGAAAGGAGGCCCCAGGGCTCATttgcaccccccacccctctcacTGATACCTGCTGACCCTGCTCAAATCTCACCCCCGCCCCAAATGCCTTGCCCTGCCACGTCCTCCACTCCCCACTCCTCATGCTGGATTTCACATCATGGCCAAGCAGGTGAaaggagacctggagaggctTCATCAGGACAAGCCTGCTGAACCTG contains:
- the LOC121180883 gene encoding globoside alpha-1,3-N-acetylgalactosaminyltransferase 1-like, which codes for MLRYISRTHILVISVFLLVLLGAVYIYSGYNMSSLSFCQPCDNNPEPQVKDIEEKHCTDNSRWIIGDLKMQTGLAYAQPSPHKGRTDINPVTNWNAPLVWEGTFDPVVIDAIYKKMDPRIAVVVFAVGKYTRFLKGFLESGEKYFLVDFRVTYYIFTDNEKDVPKIELGKGRKISIVSVPSANRWQDVVLGRMKYATITIDKQIRKEADYLFMMDIDSVFHNRFGAESLSQLAAVLHRGYYKSERDKFPYERRPQSKAYIPAGQGDFYYTAAVWGGYLEEMYQLVKYCYEMSEEDAKNKIEAVWQEESHLNRYLLYNKPTKVLSPEYLWSDYDQVPEDIKVVRISQLVKNYEEVRPNGGH